The genomic interval AAAATAACCTTTGCAAAAGCGTTCAGCACTGCGCTTTTACAAAGGTTGGTGGGTGTATAGATGAGGTGTGAGTAATGAAATGGCGTCTAAAACGGGATGTTACTATCTGTTACATTACTATCTTCACTTTCAGCAGATGTTTCACCATCACTTTCTTGTGATGATGTTTCATCTTTATTTTCTATATTAACTTCATTGTTTGTCGCTTTCTTAATAATCTCATCAGCCTGCTCCGCATATACACTCGGAGATTTCTCTTCCTGATTCTCAAAAAGTTTACTGTTCCAACGTTCTTCAGCCGTCGATTGTGTTTGCAGGAGCTGATCTGTACCTTTTGTCAGTAAGCTATTTGTAATCTTATCTTTCACTTCATCTGATAAGCTATTCCAAATCGTATCAGCACGTGATTCATGCTTTTCTGCTTTATTACTGCTCATATTAGGCAGGAATTTAATGTTTTCAATTAATATTTCTGTACCGAAATTCGTCTTCCCGTCCTTCTCATAACGTGTGCTATGAATTTGACCAGTAATACTGACAAAACTACCTTTATTACAATACTTATGAATATTCTCTGCAGTTTTATTAAAAGCTTTACACATTAAAAAATCAGTCTGCCTCTCACCTTGCTTAGAATTACCTCTATCTACTGCTAACGAAAATGTAACAATCGTTGTGTTGTTAGCAGCCTGACGCAGCAACGGATCTTTTACGAGACGACCTGCAACAATAGCTTTGTTTATCAATTTCTCACCTCCTTTCACATAAAATATATTAAAAATCATTTCAAATAGAAAATTGCAGAAATTAAAAAATCGTAATGAAAATAACGTTATTTTTTAATTTCTGAACGTAATTATTCAAAAACTGCTAACTTTTCAATGCAATTTTTGAAATATAGTAATTTGAAAAATTTATGGAAAGATTTATAATAGATGATGGAGGGATATACATGAAAACGTTCAAAGCAATTCGATTTCAAATCGTTGAAGATGAATCAATGAAAGAGTATATGTTGTACGATGGTGTAATAATCAATAAAGAAAATAGTGGAACTGGCTGGCTGCTTGAAATATTAATTGATGAAATTCACCTTGAAACGATGGAATCATACATGCAGAACGGTACGATACTTGATACGCGTGTCGTTATTACACGTGCATCAAATGATCCCGCGATGTTCGAGTCCACAATTAAAGATATTCAAGTTTTGGATGATAAAATTTCAGTTATATTTGAATGTCACATTTATACGTTACGACAAACATATGCTGAAAAGTTATTAGAGCAACTCGTAAATGATGGATTATCCGGTCAGTCACTTATTACAGCATTCAACAGAAAGATGCAGTCTAAGCCTAAATTAAAGGATGAAAATGAATAAAAGAACCCCCCAAAGTTCAATTCATGAACTTTGGGGGTTATTTTATTGGTCTACAATTGCAAAGCTGATTTCACAACTACATGCAAGACGATCTCCGACCATTGCAGTCGCAGTCCCTTTACCAATTGGACCTTTAATACGCGTCATTTCAACTGTAAGTGTTAAAGTATCTCCTGGTGTTACTTGGGATTTGAAGCGACATTTATCTATCCCTGTAAACATCGCAAGTTTTCCTTTATTATCTTCCAAATTTAACATCGCGACCGCACCTACTTGCGCAAGTGCTTCAACAATTAATACACCTGGCATTACAGCGTATTCTGGAAAGTGCCCCTGGAAGAAAGGTTCATTCCCGCTCACTTGTTTAATACCTGTGCAACGTTTACCATCTTCTAACTCAACGATACGGTCAATTAACAAAAATGGATAACGATGCGGAATAATTTTTTTAATTTCATCAAAAGTTAATAAAGTTTCCATTAACTGCCACTCCCTGTAAGTTCTCTAAGATGCTGCCAAGTTGACGGTTTGAATATATCTATTGGTGAATGTAATATACCATATCCAATCATCATGCCGATAATAAAAATAATCGCCATTAAAACTAAAACGAAAATCAGTGTAACATATATCGGTACAGTTCGATGTACGACTTCAGTATCACCAATTTGTGTGACACGCTCTTTAAAAGTTGGCTTTCTCAATTTCATAATGCACACGCTCCTAGGCATTAATAGTTTCTTTAACATCACCTGTACGTTCTATTTCTGCACC from Macrococcus armenti carries:
- a CDS encoding YwpF-like family protein, with amino-acid sequence MKTFKAIRFQIVEDESMKEYMLYDGVIINKENSGTGWLLEILIDEIHLETMESYMQNGTILDTRVVITRASNDPAMFESTIKDIQVLDDKISVIFECHIYTLRQTYAEKLLEQLVNDGLSGQSLITAFNRKMQSKPKLKDENE
- the fabZ gene encoding 3-hydroxyacyl-ACP dehydratase FabZ → METLLTFDEIKKIIPHRYPFLLIDRIVELEDGKRCTGIKQVSGNEPFFQGHFPEYAVMPGVLIVEALAQVGAVAMLNLEDNKGKLAMFTGIDKCRFKSQVTPGDTLTLTVEMTRIKGPIGKGTATAMVGDRLACSCEISFAIVDQ
- a CDS encoding DNA-directed RNA polymerase subunit beta; this encodes MKLRKPTFKERVTQIGDTEVVHRTVPIYVTLIFVLVLMAIIFIIGMMIGYGILHSPIDIFKPSTWQHLRELTGSGS
- a CDS encoding single-stranded DNA-binding protein, which produces MINKAIVAGRLVKDPLLRQAANNTTIVTFSLAVDRGNSKQGERQTDFLMCKAFNKTAENIHKYCNKGSFVSITGQIHSTRYEKDGKTNFGTEILIENIKFLPNMSSNKAEKHESRADTIWNSLSDEVKDKITNSLLTKGTDQLLQTQSTAEERWNSKLFENQEEKSPSVYAEQADEIIKKATNNEVNIENKDETSSQESDGETSAESEDSNVTDSNIPF